In Triticum aestivum cultivar Chinese Spring chromosome 5B, IWGSC CS RefSeq v2.1, whole genome shotgun sequence, the following proteins share a genomic window:
- the LOC123110653 gene encoding probable tRNA N6-adenosine threonylcarbamoyltransferase, mitochondrial isoform X1 translates to MVFTLLPALWPPVSRATAFLLRTPPKPFRSQHLLFRSLLTSASSPSTSPIHRSLVTMASAGIPTRRDLLMLGIETSCDDTAAAVVRGDGEILSQAISSQSDLLVKWGGVAPKMAEEAHALAIDQVVQKALDDANVSESDLSAVAVTIGPGLSLCLRVGVHKARKIAKVFGLPIVGVHHMEAHALVSRLVNKDLNYPFLALLISGGHNLLVLAQNLGEYVQLGTTIDDAIGEAYDKAARWLGLDIRKGGGPALEELALEGDPNSINFTVPLRQHKDCNFSYAGLKTQVRLTIESRNLCTDDIPISSATEEDRQLRANIAASFQRIAVLHLEDRCQRAVEWALKMKPSIKNFVVSGGVASNQYVRTRLNHIAEKNGLQLVSPPPSLCTDNGVMIAWTGIEHFVAGRFEDPPPADEPDDMQYDLRPRWPLGEEYSEGRSVSRSLKTARIHPSLTSMTQSSLHK, encoded by the exons ATGGTGTTCACCCTTCTCCCGGCCTTATGGCCACCAGTTTCGCGTGCCACCGCCTTCCTCCTCCGAACCCCACCAAAACCCTTCCGCTCTCAACATCTGCTTTTCCGCAGCCTCCTCACCTCAGCTTCTTCCCCATCAACCTCTCCTATTCACCGCTCTCTCGTCACCATGGCCTCTGCGGGTATACCCACCCGCCGGGATCTCCTCATGCTCGGCATTGAGACCAGCTGCGACGACACCGCCGCCGCTGTG GTTAGAGGCGACGGGGAGATCCTTAGCCAAGCGATTTCTTCCCAA TCAGATTTGCTTGTGAAATGGGGCGGTGTCGCTCCTAAGATGGCTGAAGAAGCTCACGCGCTTGCAATCGATCAG GTTGTTCAGAAAGCACTCGATGACGCAAATGTGTCAGAGAGTGATCTTTCTGCTGTGGCCGTGACCATTGGACCAGGACTTAGTCTATGCCTTAGAG TTGGTGTTCACAAAGCTCGAAAAATAGCAAAAGTATTTGGCTTGCCTATTGTTGGAGTTCACCATATGGAGGCACATGCATTAGTTTCCAG GCTGGTGAACAAGGACCTTAATTACCCATTTTTAGCTCTTCTAATTTCAG GAGGACACAATCTTCTTGTTCTCGCTCAGAACCTTGGTGAGTATGTTCAACTGGGGACTACTATAGATGATGCAATTGGTGAGGCATATGACAAGGCAGCAAGATGGCTGGGTCTTGATATACGGAAAGGTGGTGGTCCTGCTCTTGAAGAGCTTGCCCTAGAAGGTGATCCAAATTCTATTAATTTCACA GTTCCGCTGCGACAACACAAAGATTGCAATTTCTCTTATGCTGGTCTGAAGACTCAAGTTCGATTGACTATTGAATCCAGAAATCT GTGCACAGATGATATCCCCATTTCTTCCGCAACAGAAGAAGACAGACAACTAAGGGCGAACATTGCCGCCTCTTTCCAG AGGATTGCTGTTCTGCATTTGGAGGATAGATGCCAGCGAGCAGTTGAATGGGCATTGAAGATGAAACCTTCTATTAAAAACTTT GTTGTTTCAGGTGGTGTTGCTTCTAACCAGTATGTCAGGACCCGCTTGAATCATATTGCTGAGAAGAATGGCCTACAGCTCGTATCCCCTCCCCCAAGTCTATGTACTGACAATG GTGTCATGATTGCTTGGACTGGAATCGAGCACTTTGTTGCAGGTAGATTTGAAGATCCACCTCCCGCTGATGAGCCTGATGATATGCAG TATGACTTGCGTCCAAGATGGCCACTTGGCGAGGAATATTCAGAAGGAAGAAGTGTTTCACGATCACTGAAGACGGCTAGGATCCATCCATCACTTACATCTATGACACAGAGCTCTCTTCACAAGTAG
- the LOC123110653 gene encoding probable tRNA N6-adenosine threonylcarbamoyltransferase, mitochondrial isoform X2, with amino-acid sequence MAEEAHALAIDQVVQKALDDANVSESDLSAVAVTIGPGLSLCLRVGVHKARKIAKVFGLPIVGVHHMEAHALVSRLVNKDLNYPFLALLISGGHNLLVLAQNLGEYVQLGTTIDDAIGEAYDKAARWLGLDIRKGGGPALEELALEGDPNSINFTVPLRQHKDCNFSYAGLKTQVRLTIESRNLCTDDIPISSATEEDRQLRANIAASFQRIAVLHLEDRCQRAVEWALKMKPSIKNFVVSGGVASNQYVRTRLNHIAEKNGLQLVSPPPSLCTDNGVMIAWTGIEHFVAGRFEDPPPADEPDDMQYDLRPRWPLGEEYSEGRSVSRSLKTARIHPSLTSMTQSSLHK; translated from the exons ATGGCTGAAGAAGCTCACGCGCTTGCAATCGATCAG GTTGTTCAGAAAGCACTCGATGACGCAAATGTGTCAGAGAGTGATCTTTCTGCTGTGGCCGTGACCATTGGACCAGGACTTAGTCTATGCCTTAGAG TTGGTGTTCACAAAGCTCGAAAAATAGCAAAAGTATTTGGCTTGCCTATTGTTGGAGTTCACCATATGGAGGCACATGCATTAGTTTCCAG GCTGGTGAACAAGGACCTTAATTACCCATTTTTAGCTCTTCTAATTTCAG GAGGACACAATCTTCTTGTTCTCGCTCAGAACCTTGGTGAGTATGTTCAACTGGGGACTACTATAGATGATGCAATTGGTGAGGCATATGACAAGGCAGCAAGATGGCTGGGTCTTGATATACGGAAAGGTGGTGGTCCTGCTCTTGAAGAGCTTGCCCTAGAAGGTGATCCAAATTCTATTAATTTCACA GTTCCGCTGCGACAACACAAAGATTGCAATTTCTCTTATGCTGGTCTGAAGACTCAAGTTCGATTGACTATTGAATCCAGAAATCT GTGCACAGATGATATCCCCATTTCTTCCGCAACAGAAGAAGACAGACAACTAAGGGCGAACATTGCCGCCTCTTTCCAG AGGATTGCTGTTCTGCATTTGGAGGATAGATGCCAGCGAGCAGTTGAATGGGCATTGAAGATGAAACCTTCTATTAAAAACTTT GTTGTTTCAGGTGGTGTTGCTTCTAACCAGTATGTCAGGACCCGCTTGAATCATATTGCTGAGAAGAATGGCCTACAGCTCGTATCCCCTCCCCCAAGTCTATGTACTGACAATG GTGTCATGATTGCTTGGACTGGAATCGAGCACTTTGTTGCAGGTAGATTTGAAGATCCACCTCCCGCTGATGAGCCTGATGATATGCAG TATGACTTGCGTCCAAGATGGCCACTTGGCGAGGAATATTCAGAAGGAAGAAGTGTTTCACGATCACTGAAGACGGCTAGGATCCATCCATCACTTACATCTATGACACAGAGCTCTCTTCACAAGTAG
- the LOC123110651 gene encoding probable inactive purple acid phosphatase 1, with protein sequence MVRNYRLLDEMRLWVVVIWLFVCAAALPGGEQPLSRIAVEKTTLAINDSVHVKASPLVLGLKGENSEWVEVEFFHPNPSDDDWIGVFSPANFSDAICEPENERQQPPVLCTAPIKYQFAKFKNDGYNRSGKGNLKLQLINQREDFSFALFSGGLMKPKLIAVSNMVTFANPKSPVYPRLAQGKSWDEMTLTWTSGYDIKEAVPFVKWGAKGGPQFLSPAGTLTFNRNSMCGAPARTVGWRHPGYIHTSFLKDLWPDSKYTYRLGHRLPNGTHIWSKLYSFKASPYPGQDSLQQIVIFGDMGKAEADGSNEFNDFQPGSLNTTNQIIRDLENVDMVLHIGDICYANGYLSQWDQFTSQIESIASTVPYMIGSGNHERDWPGTGSFYGNLDSGGECGVPAQTVFYTPAENRAKFWYATDYGMFRFCIANTEEDWRPGTEQYKFIEQCLSSVDRQKQPWLIFLAHRVLGYSSCTYYETEGTFEEPMGREALQELWQKYKVDLAFYGHVHNYERTCPVYQSQCVVDASDHYSGPFKATTHVVVGGGGASIADSAFTTSNIQWSHFRDFDFGFVKLTAFNHSSLLFEYKKSRDGNVYDHFTISRDYRDVLACSIDNCPRTTLAS encoded by the exons ATGGTTCGAAATTACAG GCTTCTCGACGAAATGAGGCTGTGGGTGGTCGTCATATGGCTGTTCGTTTGTGCGGCGGCTCTTCCGGGTGGCGAGCAGCCGCTGTCGAGGATCGCAGTTGAGAAAACAACCCTCGCCATCAATGACTCGGTGCATGTAAAGGCGTCCCCATTGGTTCTTGGGCTCAAG GGCGAGAACAGCGAGTGGGTAGAGGTGGAGTTCTTCCATCCAAATCCCTCCGATGACGACTGGATTGGTGTGTTTTCTCCTGCCAATTTCAG tgATGCGATATGCGAGCCTGAAAATGAGAGGCAGCAACCTCCAGTGCTATGCACAGCACCTATCAAG TACCAATTTGCAAAGTTCAAGAATGATGGCTATAACAGGTCTGGGAAGGGAAACTTGAAGCTTCAGTTGATCAACCAGAGGGAAGACTTCTCTTTTGCACTATTTTCCGGTGGTCTGATGAAG CCCAAGCTGATTGCTGTCTCAAACATGGTCACCTTTGCAAACCCAAAGTCACCTGTCTACCCACGTTTGGCACAAGGGAAGTCTTGGGATGAA ATGACACTCACCTGGACAAGTGGATACGATATAAAAGAAGCAGTTCCTTTTGTTAAATGGGGTGCGAAAGGCGGGCCTCAGTTTCTTTCCCCAGCCGGAACATTAACATTCAACAGAAATAGCATGTGCG GAGCACCTGCTCGAACTGTTGGTTGGCGCCATCCGGGTTACATTCATACTAGTTTCTTGAAGGATCTGTGGCCAGACTCCAA GTATACCTACAGGCTTGGCCATAGGTTACCAAATGGTACCCACATCTGGAGCAAGTTATATAGCTTTAAAGCATCACCTTATCCTGGGCAAGATTCCTTGCAACAAATTGTCATATTTGGAGATATGGGAAAG GCAGAGGCAGATGGTTCCAATGAGTTCAATGACTTCCAACCTGGCTCACTGAACACTACTAACCAGATCATTAGAGACCTAGAAAACGTTGACATGGTGCTTCACATTGGGGACATTTGCTACGCCAATGGCTACTTGTCTCAGTGGGATCAGTTCACCTCACAGATTGAATCAATTGCATCAACTGTACCATACATGATTGGCAG TGGTAACCATGAAAGAGACTGGCCCGGGACTGGATCTTTCTATGGAAATCTTGACTCAGGTGGAGAATGTGGTGTTCCTGCGCAAACTGTATTCTATACTCCTGCTGAGAACCGTGCAAAATTCTG GTATGCGACAGATTATGGCATGTTCAGGTTCTGCATTGCTAACACAGAAGAAGATTGGAGGCCAGGGACCGAGCAGTACAAGTTCATTGAGCAATGCCTGTCATCCGTCGACAGGCAGAAGCAGCCCTGGCTCATCTTTCTGGCGCACCGTGTTCTTGGGTACTCATCCTGCACTTACTATGAGACAGAGGGCACATTCGAGGAACCGATGGGACGAGAAGCGCTGCAGGAGCTCTGGCAGAAGTACAAGGTTGATCTCGCCTTCTACGGTCATGTCCATAACTATGAAAGGACATGTCCAGTCTATCAG AGCCAATGCGTCGTTGATGCATCGGATCATTACAGTGGCCCGTTCAAGGCAACAACACATgtggttgttggtggtggtggcgcTAGCATTGCAGATTCAGCATTCACCACATCAAATATCCAGTGGAGTCACTTCAGGGATTTCGACTTCGGGTTCGTCAAGCTCACGGCCTTCAACCATTCATCCTTGCTGTTTGAGTACAAGAAAAGCCGCGACGGCAATGTGTATGATCATTTCACAATCTCGCGGGATTACCGAGATGTCCTGGCTTGCTCCATCGACAACTGCCCAAGGACTACGCTGGCTTCCTGA